In the genome of Diabrotica undecimpunctata isolate CICGRU chromosome 2, icDiaUnde3, whole genome shotgun sequence, the window tgAAGCTTATAGAAAACTAATAACTGGCCTAGAAGTAAATGAAGATGAGTATAATGTaaagttagcaaacaaaatttaTTTGGCTCAAAACTTCTTAATAAAGAAACAATTTAACGATATTGCTGTTAATAATTATGCCGCTGAAGTCGAGAACATAGACTTTTCTCAAACCAGCAAGGCCGCTAACTTGATGAACAGCTGGGtcgaagaaaaaactaacaatAGAATCACAAATCTCATTGATCCACAAAATTTAAATCCTAGCACAGTAATAGTTTTAATCAATGCTTTATACTTCTCAGGAAAATGGAAAAATCCTTTCTCCCCAATGAATACTGCTAAAAGAACATTCTACAATTCACCCGCTGAATCCAAAAAAATAACCACCATGTATACCGAATCAATTGCCAAATATGCTTACAACGAAAAACTTAAGGCTAAATTTTTGGAGCTTAGTTTTAACAATGGAAATACTAGTATCACATTTGTTTTACCCGACAAAATCGATGGACTCTCAGCTGTTGAAcaaaacttaaaactatatttGGCTCCCCAAACAATGGAATCTGCTAGAGTTGCCATCACCTTGCCCAAATTCACTATCGAGACTGAAATTGATTTTAAACCCATCTTGCAGTCGGTAAGTTGTCgacattatttcttttttatacaattttatctTTTATCTGTAACCATTACTATTATAAGTTTCTCCATAACCTTATACCAAtaacaaattaataatttaataaaagtttttgggCAATAGGTACTATCGGTTCTAACTTAAGGGTTAAACTTTTACAGAACACAATGCCAAAACTAAAGTATaagataacttaaaaaaaataatttcccaTCTGGATATTTTAGCGTTCGATTATCTATGCCTAGTAAAAATGACTCTTGCGGTTCTTTCAGGAATCGTCTTGCTCATATTATGCTGTCTCGATATACGGTATAGGTAAAAGTAAAAGTATATGGTCGGTACgtaccttacgtgagatggagtgggaaacacctgtttaaatagagagaggtatattaggtccgccctttatatCGTCGAAAATGCATTAGTGGAAATTATAAAAAAGGGaaagttcaacgttgccaaacttattgtttttatttgacctgttgtctttttagcatttcaacaatgttctaagataatcaaatttgggctaattgatttaaatggcagcttactgttttttatttgaaatatgccacaattttcctttacaataagtttaattGAACATTttgatttctacttcggaaatcgttttatataaataaaacttattaaTTTTTCGCATTTTAattacgatttccgaattggtaatctaaacatcaaaataagcttattttaaagtcacattgtgccttattctcaataaaaataataaactgcttTATGATGCCACTATAAAAAAGCttcttacaaaattatttggcaacgtcgagTTGTCAAAGTAAGGATACTGTAGTAGTAGTAACGAGAAAAACAGTAGAGGTGAGTCATTGACGTTTTCATCGTTAACGAAACTGAACAGTTTTTCCTAAACAAGTAACTAGTtcaaaaactaattaaattattcaactagttgattgtttaacagtagttttaaATAAGGGAGTACAAACAACAAACATGCTTTCTtgaatcaaagaaaaaaatactgaaatactTTAAATGGCTTTTGCTTTTAGTTGTGAGACACAACTTTGCTGTGTCTCAGCTTAATTTAAATCTTTAATTATATTCGTGAACTGAATctttaatgttatttttaattaaaacggCAACTTTGCTGTGTCTCAGCTAAATTTAAATCTTATTATTAGCTTTTTAGTTATTTTCACTATCTTACCTGTTTGTAGTAGACCTCTTCTTTTCCAAGTGGCTACGCTGGTAACATATCATACTTATTATCTATCGATTCTTTAAAAATATCCAATAATATCCAGTTAACAGTATTTAACGCGTTTTAAACTTATAATGATTTAGTCATGCTGGGTCTGTTCAATTTTTACTGTTAATACTTAATTTAGATTCAGATGAaaattaaaaccaaaatatcaGAGAGAAGTCCAAAACAGAAAatgaaaagttttttaaaaatgacGCCAATATGTACTAGTTACATAGAGATGTGAGTTTATCATATGACACAGAAGAAGACTGGTTGAAACGATAATggaaaatagataaaaaataataaggaTATTACAAAAAGAATAACAGAACGAAGCAGAAACATATATATCAGAGAAAGTGATAAAGCCACATCAAAATGGACTAAAAGTATGTCCAGTATCTTAGGCTCAGCTAAGAAAGTTCTTAGTAAAAcagacataaataaaaataaattgttttcaaagttaagaactccatggttttgtacagaagtgaaacatgtaaagaaaagaaaaaggcttACCTAAAATACATACTACTAAGGTATAAGAGGCATCCGATAATTATAAGACAATAAGAATTGAAACACACGCATTTGTAGGAAAGATAAAAAATGATCATTGAAAATGTTTTTTGaaagaaatggaaacttatatttatggtctgcaaaaggatatatggcgctttataagagaTCAGAGAAATgggtaaaggaactaataaaactaaaacacataGAAAAAAGTACAAGGATTAACAATCTAAAAAAGTTTCATGCAGAGAAAGAACAAATAACGCTAGAACCAGAAACGCCAGAAattactagaaataaatattgtatagcAGCAATGACGGAACAATTAACAACTCtaattaacaatattataaaaacgCAATAAAAATACCGAAAGAATGAAGAAC includes:
- the LOC140434824 gene encoding antichymotrypsin-2-like isoform X3 — translated: MRLAVVFLVLISIFGCYANTLKSIVQGNDKFTEYTYKKLMKISGKEENIIFSGLSAEVILSLLANGARGTTRKQLLKGLSLPQKIKSINEAYRKLITGLEVNEDEYNVKLANKIYLAQNFLIKKQFNDIAVNNYAAEVENIDFSQTSKAANLMNSWVEEKTNNRITNLIDPQNLNPSTVIVLINALYFSGKWKNPFSPMNTAKRTFYNSPAESKKITTMYTESIAKYAYNEKLKAKFLELSFNNGNTSITFVLPDKIDGLSAVEQNLKLYLAPQTMESARVAITLPKFTIETEIDFKPILQSLGVRKMFKPGNELSNISNGTLQVDFVLQKAFIDVNENGVEAAAATAVGGVLVSMPPPVKFVFDADHPFFFYIRDQNTGITLFSGRFVN
- the LOC140434824 gene encoding antichymotrypsin-2-like isoform X1; amino-acid sequence: MRLAVVFLVLISIFGCYANTLKSIVQGNDKFTEYTYKKLMKISGKEENIIFSGLSAEVILSLLANGARGTTRKQLLKGLSLPQKIKSINEAYRKLITGLEVNEDEYNVKLANKIYLAQNFLIKKQFNDIAVNNYAAEVENIDFSQTSKAANLMNSWVEEKTNNRITNLIDPQNLNPSTVIVLINALYFSGKWKNPFSPMNTAKRTFYNSPAESKKITTMYTESIAKYAYNEKLKAKFLELSFNNGNTSITFVLPDKIDGLSAVEQNLKLYLAPQTMESARVAITLPKFTIETEIDFKPILQSLGVRKMFKPGNELSNISNGTLQVDFVLQKAFIDVNENGVEAAAATAVGISALSMPLPVKFVFEADHPFFFYIRDQNTGMTLFSGRFVNYDNSAFEK
- the LOC140434824 gene encoding alaserpin-like isoform X2, translating into MRLAVVFLVLISIFGCYANTLKSIVQGNDKFTEYTYKKLMKISGKEENIIFSGLSAEVILSLLANGARGTTRKQLLKGLSLPQKIKSINEAYRKLITGLEVNEDEYNVKLANKIYLAQNFLIKKQFNDIAVNNYAAEVENIDFSQTSKAANLMNSWVEEKTNNRITNLIDPQNLNPSTVIVLINALYFSGKWKNPFSPMNTAKRTFYNSPAESKKITTMYTESIAKYAYNEKLKAKFLELSFNNGNTSITFVLPDKIDGLSAVEQNLKLYLAPQTMESARVAITLPKFTIETEIDFKPILQSLGVRKMFKPGNELSNISNGTLQVDFVLQKAFIDVNENGVEAAAATAVNLMPVSLYEPPVKFIFDANHPFYFYIRDLNTDLTLFSGRFLN